The genomic window AACCCGAGGAGAGCTGCTGGAGACGGTGTTCGGCGAGCACGACGCCATCAGCGGCTCGGACGAGGGGCGCAGCTTCCGGGCCTTCTGGGACTTCCTCATGTCGCCGGCGCGACAGGAGGAGCTCACCCGGAGCCTCGAGCGGGTGCTGGCGCATCCGGCCGTGCAGGCGCTGCAGCCGGACCCACGGCTGACGCGCATCCACTTCGACTGGCTCGAAGCGGGCGAGCACACGCAGCGCACCGTGGCGCGGCTCTCCAGTCAGCTTCGGCGCTACCTCGACGAGCATGTATGGCTGGAGAACCGCCGCATCATGCAGCTGCTGCGCGGTGTCGAGCAGCACGCGCTGGCGATCCGCAACCACCCGCCCGGAGCCGCGTTCATGGAGCTGGACGAGCCGGCTCCCTCGCTCGAGCTGCCCGTGGAGCGGCCGCTGTTCTCGCCGCCCGTGCAGGCGAGGCTGACGGACACCGAGGTGCGCGAGGCGTCCGGGGAGGTTCCCTCGGAGGCGCTCTTCGCGCGCATGTTCATCGACAAGGAGCAGCTGCGCGAGCATGTCCGTGACGCGCTTCGGACGCGCGAGCAGGTGTCCCTCGCGGAGCTCGTACGGGAACACCCGCTTGAGCATGGCCTGGCCGAGCTGGTGGTCTACCTCAGCCTCGCGGCCGAGAACCGACGCGCCGCGATCGATGACTCCAACACCCAAGACTTCTTCTGGACCGATGCGCGCGGCTGCGAACGCCGCGCGACCCTTCCCCTGGTGCTATTCCTCCGATGACCACTCCTACGTGTCCCCCCGCTGGTTCTCCTGAGTCCCTGTCCCGTGTGCTCGTCTCCCTGATGAAGGGAGTGCTCTACCAGGAGGACGATCCGGTCCTCTGGCAGACCCTGCTCCAGCAGCAAGGGCGCGTGCGCGACCACGTGTTGGTGCTGGGCCTGCAGCTGATGCTCGACGAAGCGGAGGGCTATGCCTGTCTGCGCCAGCGCCCCATGGGCGGGGATGAGCAGGAGCTGCCGCGCCTCGTGGCACGCCGGCAGCTGAGCTATGGGGTCAGCCTGCTCCTCGCGCTCCTGCGCAAGAAGCTGGTGGATGTGGACGCGTCCGGGGGCAGCAGCCGGCTCGTGCTCCGGCGTGAGGACATCCATGAGCTGGTGCGGCTGTTCCAGTCAGACGGCACCAACGAGGTGCGCCGGGTGGACCGGCTGGATGCGGACATCGCGAAGGTGGTGGAGCTGGGCTTCCTTCGCAAGCTGCGCGAGAGCGATGACACCTTCGAGGTCCGTCGCATCCTCAAGGCGTTCGTCGACGCGCAGTGGCTGGATGCTTTCGAGCAGCGGCTCGCGGACTACCGCGCTCACCTCAACGAAGACCATGGAGGTACCGCATGACCATCGCACGTCCCGCCATCCAGGCGGATCTCCTCGACGTGGGCGCTCACAACGAGCGCGCCGGGTTCCGGCTTCATCGCTTCGAGGTCTACAACTGGGGAACCTTCCACCAGCAGGTGTGGAACCTGGGGCTCCATGGAGACAGCGGGCTGCTGACCGGGGATATCGGCTCGGGCAAGTCGACCCTGGTGGACGCGCTGGTGACGCTGCTCGTCCCGCCGCAGAAGCTGGCGTTCAACAAGGCCGCGGGGGCGGAGTCCCGGGAGCGCACCCTGCGCTCCTACGTCCTGGGGCAGTACAAGTCCGAGCGCTCGGAGGCGGGGAGTGGTGCCCGTCCCGTCTTCCTGCGTGACGGGACGACCTACTCCGTGCTGCTCGCGCACTTCCACAACGAGGGGTACGGGCAGGACGTCACGCTGGCCCAGGTGCTGTGGATGCGCGAGACGGAGGCCCAGCCCGCGCGGTTCTATGTCGTGGCGGACGCGCGGCTCTCCATCGCCGAGCACTTCTCGCGCTTCGGAGCGGACCTGGGGAACCTGAAGAAGCGCCTCAAGGGGCTCACCCGCGAGGTGCATGACACCTTCCCGCCCTACCAGGCGGCCTTCCGGCGGCGGTTCGGGATCGAGAATGAGCAGGCGCTGGATCTCTTCCTCCAGACGGTGTCGATGAAGTCGGTGGGGAACCTGACCGACTTCGTGCGCCAGCACATGCTCCCGCCGTCCACCGTCGAGACACGGCTGACCGCGCTCATCTCCCACTTCGATGACCTCCACCGGGCGCACGAGGCGGTGCTCAAGGCGAAGCGTCAGCTCAGCCTGCTCGAGCCCCTGGTCGAGGACTGCGAACGCTACGCCAGCGTGGCGGCCGAACTGGACGCGCTGCGGGTCTGCCGCGAGGCCCTGCGGCCCTGGTTCTCCGAGCAGCGGGCGAAGTTCGCCGAGGCGCGCCTGGCGGAGCTGGGAACGGAGCGCGAGCAGCTGCGGCTCGAAGGGGAGCAGCTCAAGGAGGCGCTGAGCCGGCAGGGACTGGAGAGGGACCGGATCAAGCAGGCGATCGCGGCGAAGGGGGGAGGGCGGATCGAATCGGTCAAGGCCGAGCTCGACCAGCGGCGGCAGGAGAAGGAGGCGCGGTGGCAGAAGGCCGAGCGCTACAGGAAGCTGGCTGAGGCGGTCGGGCTCCCCGCGGCTGCTGATGCGGACGTCTTCCTGGCCAATACGCAGGCCGTCCAGTCGCTGCGCGAGCAGGCCGAGACGGAGCTCGCCCAGACGCAGAAGGGGCTCACGGATGCCGAGGTCCAGCTCCGCGAGCTCAAGGCCTCCCATCAGGAGATCCTGACCGAGCTCGAATCCCTCCGGCGGCGGCGCTCCAACATCCCTGCCAGCATGCTCCAGCTCCGTGAGCGGATGTGCGCCGAGCTCAAGTTGGATGCGGAGTCGCTGCCCTTCGCCGGTGAGCTGCTGCAGGTACGCGAGGAGGAGCGCGACTGGGAGGGAGCTATCGAGCGGGTGCTGCATGCCTTCGGGCTCTCGCTCCTGGTGCCGGACGGGGACTACCAGCGGGTTGCGCAGTGGGTGGAGCGCACCCATCTGGGCGCACGGCTGGTCTACTACCGTGTGCGGGAGGCGGGGGCGGGGCGGACGTCCACGGCCCAGGCTCAGTCCCTGGTTCACAAGCTGGCCATCAAGTCCGACTCGGGCCTGTGCCGCTGGCTGGAGGCGGAGCTCGCGCGGCGCTTCGACTACGCGTGCTGCGACACTCCGGAGGAGTTCCAGCGCGCGCGTCAGGCCCTGACTCGGGCCGGGCAGCTCAAGGGTGCCGGAGAGCGACACGAGAAGGACGACCGGTACCGGCTCGATGACCGCTCGCGCTGGGTGCTTGGCTGGACGAACGAGGGGAAGCGGAAGACGTTGGAGGCGAAGGCGCGTGGGCTGGAGGCCCGGCTCCAGACGGCGGCCGCGAAGTGGCGGGAGCTTGAGGCGAAGCGCAAGGCCCTGCAAGGCCGGGGCGAGCTGCTGGGCAAGCTGACCGTCTTCGACTGCTTCCGGGAGCTGGACTGGAAGTCCATCGCGCTGGACATCCAGCTTGGGGAGGTGCACCTGCGGCAGCTCGAGTCCGCCTCCAATGTGCTGCGCACGCTCGAGCGGCAGCTCGACAAGTGCGAGCGCGAGCTGGAGGCGACACAGGCGAAGCTGAAGGCGGTGGAGAAGCGTCAGGCGCGCCAGGAGGTGCAGGAGGATGACGCGCGCAAGGTGCTGACGGCCTGTCAGCAGGCGCAGCGGGATGCCACCGAGGCGATGCGGGCCTGCTACCCGCGGGTGGAGGCTTTGTGCACGGAAGTAGGGAAGGGGGCCGCGCTCGATACCGATACCGCCGAGGAGCGCGAGCGGCAGGTTCGCGAGGAGCTTCAGCGGAGGATCGACGGGGAGGGCAAACGGCAGGAGCGGGCGCGAGACGGCATCGTCCGAGCGATGCAGACCTACCGGGCGGCCTTCCCGCTGGAGACGCAGGAGGTGGATGCGAGCCTGGACGCCGCGGGCGACTACAAGGCGATGCTGGTGTCGCTGCGCGGCGATGACCTGCCTCGCTTCGAGGTCCGCTTCAAGAGCCTGTTGAACGAGAACACCATCCGCGAGGTGGCCAACTTCCAGGCGCAGCTGCATCGAGAGCGCCAGGACATCCGCGAGCGCGTCGACACCATCAACCGCTCACTGAGGGCCATCGACTACAACCCGGACCGCTACATCGTCCTGGAGATCAGTCCGAGCACCGACCCCGACGTGCGCGACTTCCAGCACGACCTGCGCGCGTGCACGGAAGGGACGCTCCCGGGCGCGGAGGACGACGCGTACTCGGAGAAGAAGTTCCTCGAGGTGAAGCGCATCATCGAGCGCTTCCGGGGGCGAGAGGGCCATACGGAGGTGGATGCGCGCTGGACGCGGCGGGTGACGGACGTGCGCAACTGGTTCGCCTTCTCGGCCTCGGAGCGCTGGCGCGAGGATGACCGGGAGCACGAGCACTACACGGACTCGGGGGGCAAGTCGGGCGGGCAGAAGGAGAAGCTCGCGTACACGGTGCTCGCCGCGAGCCTCGCCTACCAGTTTGGCCTGCAGTGGGGAGAGACGCGCTCGCGCTCGTTCCGCTTCGTCGTCATCGACGAGGCGTTCGGTCGCGGCTCGGACGAGTCGGCGCAGTATGGGCTGGAGCTCTTCCGTCGGCTCAACCTGCAATTGCTCATCGTGACGCCCCTGCAGAAGATCCGTGTCATCGAGCCCTATGTCTCGAGCGTGGGATTCGTGCACAACCACGAGGGGCGGCTCTCCAAGGTGCGCAACCTCACGATCGAGGACTACCGCTCCGAGCGCGATGCACGCAGCGCGTGAGCCTGGGTGGCCTCCACGGGTGTGGACGGCCGCTCGCTCAGGGGAGTGGCAGGGGAGGCCATGAAGGCCCGGGCACTGTCGTGCCCACCAGGCGGAGCCGCCAACCGTTACGGGGATGGTGCGACTTCCACCCCTACCGTCCAGCAGGGGGGCGCCCCCATCGTTCGCGCATGGCCACCACCCAGGGATCGCGTCGGGTCTTCATCGGGCTCATCCTGCTATCCATCGTCCTGGTGTTGCTGGTCATCTCGCCTTTCTTCGAGGCGTTCTTCCTGGCCGCGGTGCTGGCCGGAGCCTTCTTTGGCATGCAGACCTGGCTGACGAAGCGCCTGTGGGGAAGGAGCGGGCTGGCGGCCGGCATCATCAGCCTGGGCATCGTCCTGGCCCTGCTGGTGCCTCTCGCCGCGCTCACGGCGTTCATCGTGTCCCAGGTCATCGAAGGGGTGAACTTCATCTCCACCCTCATCCAGCAGCGAGGGCTGGAGGGCTTGCTGGCCTACGTCCCAGGGCCCTTCAAGGACTCCGCCGCGCGCATGTTGGAGCGCTTCCAGTCGGGGAGCGCAGGGATGTGGCAGACCCTGCAGGAGCAGCTGAGCGCCCGGGGCGCCGTCGCGGCCCAGACGGTGGGCGGAGTGGTGGCAGCCACGGGTTCGATGATCTTCCAGGCCGTGATGATGCTCATCGCGCTCTATTTCCTGCTGGTGGATGGCAAGCGGCTCGTGGAGTGGCTGGAGAGTGTGTCCCCCCTCAAGCGAGGACAGACGACGGAGCTGCTGACCGAGTTCCGCCGCGTCACCCGGTCGGTGCTGGTGTCCACTCTCGCGACCGCGGGCGTGCAGGCGGTCGCGGCGCTGGTGGGCTACCTCATCACCGGTGTGCCCGTTCCCATCTTCTTCGCGGCGGTGACGTTCTTCTTCGCGCTCATCCCGGCCGTTGGCGCCGCCGCGGTGTGCGTGGCCGCCGCTCTGGTGCTGCTCGCCACCGGGCACCCCGTGGCCGCGATCGTCCTGGCCGCGTGGGGCATCATCGTGGTGGGGCTCTCGGACAACGTCATCAAGCCGCTGCTCGCCAAGCGGGGCATGCACATGCACGGCGTCATCGTCTTCTTCGCCCTGCTGGGAGGCCTGTCCGTCTTCGGTCCGATCGGCCTGCTGCTGGGGCCGCTCAGCGTGGCCTTCTTCCTGGCCGTGGTGCGCATCTACGAGCGCGACTACGGACGGCCCTCCGCCCGCCCTGGAGACCCCGCCACTCCGCCGCAGGCCCTGCCCCCCGTGGAGAGGGGCGAAGGTTGGGAGCCCTCCCGTACCACGGTCGAAGGCCCTGAGGAGCGGCACTCACATTAGCCGGTGGGCTTGGTGGCCTGGAGCTGGCGCGCGGCCTGGATCGTGTTCGCGAGCAGCATCGTGATGGTCATCGGGCCTACGCCCCCAGGGACAGGGGTGATGGCCTCGGCCTTCGCGCTGACGGCGTCGAAGTCCACGTCCCCCACCATGCGGTAGCCGCGCGGGGAGCTCTCGTCGGGGACGCGGTTCTGCCCCACGTCGATGACCACCACGCCGGGCTTCACCATGTCGGCGGTGATGAGGTTCTGCTTCCCCACCGCGACGATGAGGATGTCCGCCTGCCGGGTGTAGGAGGCGAGGTCCTGCGTGTGCCGGTGGGTGAGGGTGACCGTGGCGTCGGGGCCGGGAGCCATGAGCAGCGAGGCCAGCGGCTTGCTGACGATGAGGCTCCGGCCCACGATGACGGCATGCCTGCCTCGGGTGGTGACGTTCTCGCGGCGGAGCATCTCCATGATTCCGGCCGGGGTGCACGGCACGAACGCTCGGGGGTCGCCCACGAAGGCCAGGCCGGCGTTGAGGGGATGGAAGCCGTCCACGTCCTTGGCCGGGTGGATGTGCTCGAGCACGGCCTTGTAGGGCAGGTGGGCGGGCAGGGGGAGCTGCACCAGGATGCCGTGCACCGATGGATCGGAGTTCAGGCGGTCAATGACAGAGAACAGCTCGTCCTTGGATACGTCCTCCGGCAGGTTCAGCGTCTGGCCCTTCATCCCCAGGGCTTCGCACGCGCGCGTCTTGCTGGCCACGTAGGCCTGGCTCGCCGGATTGTTCCCCACCAGCACCACGGAGAGTCCGGGTGTGACTCCGGTGGCTCGGAGGGCCGCTACCTCCTGGGCCATCTGCTCCCTCATCACCCGGCTGATCTCGGTCCCGTCAATGATGCGCGCCATGCGCTGGCTGCATACGCCAATTTCCAGGTGTTGGCGTCCGGTTTCTTCACCGCCTCCACTCTGGGTGTTGACTGGGGACTGGCTCGTGACGCGGGCTTCCTACTCGGCATCATCTTCGTCGGTCTCGGCGTCAGGGGCTTCGCGCTCGAGCTGCTCGGCGATGGTCTTCACCTGCATCTCCGCCGCCTGGATCTTCCCGCGGCAGAGCGTCACGAGTTCGGCGGCTTCCTTCACCAGCCCGGAGAGCTCGTCGACGTCGACCTGGCCTTCCTCGATCTCCTGCAGGATCTCCTCCAGCCGCGCCGCGGCCTCACCGTAGGAGGGCTCGTTCGTCGACCGCTTCTGCTTTGCCATGTCCCTGCCAGGATCCTTCTTCGTCGAGTTCTTGGGTGCCATATGCCTATGTCTTCTCCGGACCTTCGGAGCGAATCCGCAATGTGCCCCGCTTCAGCTCGGCCGTGAGCGAGGTGCCGCTGGGGGCCTGCGCGGCATCCTTGAGGACCGCTCCCGTCTCCGTGCGCAAGATGGCGTACCCGCGCTCCACCACGCGCCGTGGATCCAACAAGAGCAGGCGACGTCTCCGCGCTTCGACGCGCTCGCTTTCGATCGCGAGCTGCCTGGAGGCGTACGGGCCCAGCCGCGAAGCGATCTCGTCGAGTCGACGCGACTCGGAGGAGAGGTCGCTCCCCGCGCCCCGGCGGAGCCGCCGTGCCGCATCCCGAAGAGTCTGGATGCTCCGCTCGAGGAGGTCCTTGGCCACGAGTGGGATCTGGCGGGCCTGCTCCTCGAGCTCCGACGAGGAACCCTCGAGGAGCTCCTTGGCGTGATCGAGAATTCTCTCCAGGTGCGCTTCGACCACGTCCCGGGACTCCAGGACGTGATCGACGAGCATGCGAGCCGCCGCTGTCGGGGTCTTGGCGCTTCGGCCCACGAAGTCGAGCAAAGACAAGTCCCGCTCATGGCCGATTCCGACCAGGACAGGGATGGGGAATGTCGCGACGGCCCGAGCGATGGCCTCCGAGTCGAACCATGCGAGATCCGTTCGCGAGCCGCCGCCCCGGCAGATGAGCAGGACATCGAACTCCGCGGCATGGGCTCGGAACCAGTCCAGCGCATTCAGGACCGAGGGCTCTGTCTGTCGTCCCTGGACACGCGCTCCATGGACCACTACGTCGAACGCGAACCCGGACTCCTCCAGCGTACGCAGCACGTCGTGGTAGGCGTCCGACTCCAGACTCGTCACGAGGCCTACGCGCAGGGGCAGCCGGGGGAAGGGCAGCGAGCGGTTCCGCTCGAGGAGGCCTTCTTCGGCAAGCCGCCGGCGAAGCTCCTCTTGTCGCCGGGCTACCTCTCCCAGCGTGTAGTCCAGATCGAGGTCCTCGATCACGAACTGGTACGAGCCCCACGGGACGTAGAGCTCGACGCGCCCACGCACCCGGATCTGGAGCTCGTCCTCGAGCTGGAAGGGGTCACCCGCCTTGGCGAGCCGGTCTTCGAGGTCTCGCAGCGTGCGCCCGAAGAGGACGGCCCTGAGCTTGGAGGATTCCTTTCCCCACGCATCGCGTTCGATGAGCTCGAAGCCGACGACGCTCCTGTGTCGGGCCTTGTTGAGCCCGGAGATCTCACCCACGAGCCACAGGGAGTTTGGAAACGCCCGCTGGAGGGCCCCTTGGACCTTCTCATTGAGCTGCGAGACGGTGAGGTCGGTCGCCGCTCCCACCTGCTTGCGTGGAGCGCCAGGTACGTGCTCATTCGTGCCGAGGGCGAGTTGACCGCCACGTTCACGGTACAGGCGCTGCGTGTTCTCGCAGAAGTCGAATCCCTCGGCGTGTAGCTGGTCCACGACCGCGACCACGTTCTCCTCGGGAACCGACCAATATTTCTCGGTGCCGTTCCAGTGGCGGGCGGGGAGCGTTTTGACGACGTCCACGAGCCTGCTCTCGTAGCGAAAACGGATCTGGAGCGCCCCGAGACCATCGTTGGTGACCCGCCGACTCATCAGGTCACTTTATCACCGCAAGCGGGGATCCAGCTTGGGACGCTTGCTTGCCTCCTCCAGGAGGATTAGGCCGGCGGTCATGGCCGAGCACCACATCGACCACGACGGAGTCCGCATCGCCTTCCAGGTCCTCGGTCGCCAGGACGCGCCTGCGGTGCTCCTGCTCGCGGGCAAAGGGTGCGGCTCCAGGTATTGGCCGGATGCTTTCTGCAAGCCTCTGGCCCGGTGGCTTGACGCATGCGCCCGTACTCCCGTGTAGTTCCGGAGCGACGGCTTTCTGGCAACGTCGCTCCCGAGGTGCGCCGTGTCTATCCGTCTTCCCGGCGCACCCGCTACGGGCGCGCGTCTGGGGCCCTGCTTTGGCGGCTGGGTCCTCATCGTCCTCTTTCAGTTCGCGTGTGCCACGAACACCCGACAGGGCAGCTCCGTGGCCTATCGCTCCAACTCGCTCGCGTCCCCGCCGGCACCAGAGGAGCGTGTGGCCGTCACGGTGGAGCCAGGGCTCGAGTCCGCCACGTTGTACGTCATGGACTTCATCGAGCCTGGCGCCGTGCCTACGCGGCCAGTGCCCATCCCCAGGGCCGAGTTCCAGCAGTCCTTCCTACGCCTGGCTCGCGAGGTGCGGCTGGGGGTGAAAGCTCCACGAGAGGCCGCCCGGGAGTTGCTCGACCTCCTGCGACCACCCGAGGGCGTCGAGACTGTGGACAGCCAGGGGGACTGGCTGCTGGAGGTGTATCGCCATCAAGCCTACACCCTCGTGCCCGAGCGTCAGGAGGGGCTGGTTCGCCTTGCCCCCGAGGCGGATGCAGCCCTGAAGGCGAAGTACCTCCAGTGGTGCGAGTCACGAGGAGGAGGCGACTGCCTGGGCCTGCTGGACGACGGGCCCTACCTGCGTACGGACGACCGGCGCACCCTGGCTCTGGCGTTCGCTTTCGGCACTGTGCTCGACGAGACGCAGGCGGCCCTGGCGCGCGAGCTGCTGGACGTACGGGCACTCGTCTCCATGGTCGTCTGGACGGTGGCCCTCTACTGCATGATGTGGGTAGTGCCCGAGCCGACGACCAAAGCCGTCGCTGCCGGCATGACCCTCCTCCTGATGGGCTACCTGGGCCTCGAGACGGTGTACGGGCTGATGGACGGGTGGGCCCGCATGGCCGACGCAGCGCACGACGCCCCCACCTTCGAAGAGTTGCGCGCGGCGGGCGAGAAATTCGGCCAGGTGCTGGGCGAGGACGCGGCACGGGCCATGATTCTCGCCGTGGCCACTCTCAGCGGGCACACGGTGGGACAGGTGGCTGCGCGGGTGAGACTGCTGCCGAGATTCAACCTCGCGGGGGCGCAGTTCGAGGCTCAGGGCGGTGCCGCCGCCATGGGGCGCTTGGAGGGCACGGAGGCGGCGCTCACGACGGAGGGGGCGCTGGCCAAGGCCGTGGTGTCAGTGGAAACGGTCGCCATCTCTCCTCAGGGCCCCATGGCCGTGGTGATGCTCAAGAAGGGGCGCGGCCGGAGCGGGGGACACGCTCCTGGGGGGCGCTCCGCCGAAACCCTCATTCGTCACCGAGGCGGCAACCGGCAGGTGGAACTCAGCGACGGCCAGCGCTGGCACTTGCCTCGTGGCAGATCGGTGGCCGACATTCCCGCCGAGGATCAGGTGGGCGACATGCTCCAGGATGCTGTCACCAGGGCTGCGAAGGAGTGGGGGCCCCACAGGCTCAGCCAGAACGAGCGAAGAGCCATCGACGATGCCAGGCAGAGGGGCGAATATTGGTTGGCGCGGTTGCTGGAGCGCGAGGCCCAGGGGCGGTTCGTACACGAAGAGCTCAAAGCCCGGTTGCGAGGGAGCCTTCGGTACAAACACCAGGGAGTGGACGTGGTTGACCTGAAGACGGGCCATAAGTACGAGATTCTCTCCGGCACGGAGTCGAATCTCGCGCGTCATGGCAGGCGCATGACGGGTGAGTTCTTCCGGATGCTCACCTTCTAAAAGGAGCAACCATGGGATGGCTCGAGAACGTTCTCATGGAGAACAAGGAGATTGTAGACGAGCGGCTGGAGTTGACTGACAAGAATTCGCTCTATTTCCTTGGCCCCAACCTATTGCTTAGAAACTGCACTGTCATCCTGAAGGTCTCCGCAAGGAACCTGATCATCGTTGGGGCTCGGTTCATTGACTGCACCTTCGAGGTGAAGCAGGAACTGAAAAACCACCAGCAATGGGTGAAGGCCTCCCTCAAGGGGTGCCGCTTCAAGGGGCGGCTGACTGGGTGCGACTTTGGGCACTGGCCCGACTACGGCACAGGTTGGGAGCACGGGGCCATCGAGGACTGCGACTTCACCGAGGCTCGCTTGGATGGCTGCCGTATCATGGGCTCTGACCCTGCCACCATCCGCTTTCCGAAGTGGCCCTGCTTCACCATCTTGGACCCCATTGGCCATGCCTCCAAACTCCGCAGCGCGACGTGGCCGGGCCGGTTTGGCTCTGTCGTCGTGGACGAACTTCACACCCAACCGGCTTGCACCAAGGCGTTGACTGAACACGCCCTCACCATTGCAAAGCAGTTGGACACCACCCCGGAGGAACTCCGGGCTGTTGTCGAGAAGTTCGACTGCATCGTTTATTAAAATCCCGCGCCAGCCCACCCGCTGCTCGAACGCGTCGATCTGCTCGGGCGTGGCCGGTGGATTGGGGGAGTGGTGGCGCGAGACCTCTTCGATCAAGGCGTTCAAGGCCATGGACTTCAATCCGTGTAGGGCAGGTCGGGGCTCACCATGCTCCACCTGCTGGTCCCCATCGCATCAGGTGTCCGTGAGCCTCCGTGATTGACGGACCTGTCATGGCTCCGCTGTAATCGCGGGTGCTGCTCCTGGCGTGGGGCATGCTCAGGAGGCCTCATATGCCACGCTTGGCGGTGGTGCTGCTGGCCGCATTCCTCGCGGGGTGCAGCAGCCCAACGAAGGTCGTTCGCTTGGACACAGGCCAGGGCGAGCCCCGCGTCCATGTGCCACGCCGCGACGTAGAACCGGTGGAGGTGAGCCAAGAGGAGTTCAAGGAGGCGGTGGC from Hyalangium gracile includes these protein-coding regions:
- the sitA5 gene encoding SitA5 family polymorphic toxin; the encoded protein is MSIRLPGAPATGARLGPCFGGWVLIVLFQFACATNTRQGSSVAYRSNSLASPPAPEERVAVTVEPGLESATLYVMDFIEPGAVPTRPVPIPRAEFQQSFLRLAREVRLGVKAPREAARELLDLLRPPEGVETVDSQGDWLLEVYRHQAYTLVPERQEGLVRLAPEADAALKAKYLQWCESRGGGDCLGLLDDGPYLRTDDRRTLALAFAFGTVLDETQAALARELLDVRALVSMVVWTVALYCMMWVVPEPTTKAVAAGMTLLLMGYLGLETVYGLMDGWARMADAAHDAPTFEELRAAGEKFGQVLGEDAARAMILAVATLSGHTVGQVAARVRLLPRFNLAGAQFEAQGGAAAMGRLEGTEAALTTEGALAKAVVSVETVAISPQGPMAVVMLKKGRGRSGGHAPGGRSAETLIRHRGGNRQVELSDGQRWHLPRGRSVADIPAEDQVGDMLQDAVTRAAKEWGPHRLSQNERRAIDDARQRGEYWLARLLEREAQGRFVHEELKARLRGSLRYKHQGVDVVDLKTGHKYEILSGTESNLARHGRRMTGEFFRMLTF